The following are encoded together in the Trichocoleus sp. FACHB-46 genome:
- a CDS encoding glycosyltransferase: MTRILILYSSLGSGHVSAARALKDAFARFPDVEVLSEDALTYASSVYRNAITQLYEQLSEKVPLLYKAFYEGSDVDDLERAIDSNLTWARLERPFFRKLGQFIKKADPDVVVCVQQIPSRLLQLLDQEDEVSKPQYVVVTDTIAHSTWINYGVNGYFLPNDLSANFLVQRGVNPQLLHVTGIPIHLESTKPKTKVAVRAQHDLPLDGSIITLFGGGLNPRRVRTMVSSLVEYSGASMVVLVAGRNGDLLEAVSDLADNDTTKLRRLGMIDHVDDLIVASDLTITKAGGLITSEILARGTPMVIVDPIPGQEEQNADVIASAGAGVQLRLLEMVTPAVQYLLQHPERLAEMRQAALEIGQPAAALNIAEYVLHNWQSHYVSKDSNLEPYAEQLNDVT; encoded by the coding sequence ATGACACGAATTTTAATTCTGTACTCTTCTTTAGGATCAGGGCATGTCAGCGCTGCCAGAGCCTTGAAGGACGCATTCGCTCGCTTTCCTGATGTAGAAGTGCTCAGTGAAGACGCCCTTACCTATGCCAGTTCAGTTTACCGCAACGCCATTACTCAACTTTATGAGCAACTAAGCGAAAAAGTGCCATTGCTCTACAAGGCGTTTTATGAAGGCAGTGACGTAGATGACCTGGAACGCGCTATTGACAGTAATCTCACTTGGGCTCGGTTGGAACGTCCCTTCTTTCGCAAGTTAGGGCAGTTTATCAAGAAAGCCGATCCTGATGTGGTGGTCTGTGTGCAGCAGATTCCCAGCCGCTTGTTACAACTCCTAGACCAGGAAGATGAAGTCTCCAAACCACAATATGTGGTTGTGACTGACACGATCGCCCACAGCACTTGGATTAACTATGGCGTGAATGGCTACTTCCTGCCGAATGATTTAAGTGCGAATTTTTTAGTGCAGCGGGGGGTAAATCCGCAATTGCTGCATGTAACGGGGATTCCAATTCACCTAGAGAGTACGAAGCCTAAGACTAAAGTCGCGGTGCGAGCGCAGCATGATCTACCTCTTGATGGCTCGATCATTACACTTTTTGGAGGTGGCCTAAACCCCAGGCGAGTCCGGACAATGGTTTCTAGTCTAGTGGAGTACTCCGGGGCGAGCATGGTAGTGTTGGTCGCTGGACGTAATGGTGATTTGTTAGAAGCAGTGTCCGATTTGGCGGACAACGATACAACTAAACTGCGTCGGCTGGGCATGATTGATCATGTGGATGATTTGATCGTAGCCAGCGACTTGACGATTACGAAAGCAGGGGGACTGATTACCAGCGAGATCTTGGCGCGGGGTACACCGATGGTGATTGTTGATCCAATTCCCGGTCAAGAGGAGCAAAATGCTGACGTAATTGCATCGGCGGGCGCAGGGGTGCAACTGCGACTTTTAGAAATGGTCACTCCAGCAGTTCAATATCTGCTACAGCATCCAGAGCGCCTAGCAGAGATGCGGCAGGCAGCTTTGGAAATTGGTCAGCCTGCGGCTGCTCTGAATATTGCTGAATATGTTCTCCACAATTGGCAATCTCACTACGTTTCTAAAGATTCGAATCTAGAACCCTATGCAGAACAACTCAACGATGTCACGTGA
- a CDS encoding thiol-disulfide oxidoreductase DCC family protein, whose translation MPLNAYEDASSTQLPLSGVKTVAAVPSWKIKLLYDGECPLCLREVNFLAKRDAGRGLVACVDIAKDDYEPQANGGVDFAAAMGRIHAVLADGTVIKNVEVFRRVYEILGMGWIYAATKWPVIGPIVDRLYDFWADRRLALTGRPHLAAIAAERQQRLECQTQGRCQLAHDDV comes from the coding sequence ATGCCCTTAAATGCCTACGAAGATGCCTCGTCTACTCAACTGCCGCTATCCGGAGTTAAAACCGTAGCCGCTGTCCCCTCCTGGAAAATTAAGTTGCTGTATGACGGTGAATGCCCGTTGTGCTTGCGGGAAGTTAATTTCTTGGCTAAGCGCGATGCAGGCCGAGGATTAGTCGCATGTGTAGACATTGCCAAGGATGACTACGAGCCCCAAGCCAATGGTGGAGTAGATTTTGCAGCGGCTATGGGACGCATTCATGCCGTGCTAGCCGATGGCACCGTGATCAAGAATGTGGAAGTGTTTCGCCGAGTTTATGAAATTCTGGGGATGGGCTGGATCTACGCCGCCACAAAATGGCCTGTAATTGGACCCATTGTGGATCGCCTGTATGACTTTTGGGCAGATCGGCGACTGGCGCTGACGGGACGACCCCATTTAGCAGCGATCGCGGCAGAACGCCAGCAGCGACTAGAATGCCAGACTCAAGGACGCTGTCAATTGGCTCACGATGATGTTTAA
- a CDS encoding GTPase, giving the protein MTQPPDADSQSAHPPTPGMTPEAGKEAWKQRISGVWSNATTRLTKLLPMEQVTQLTSGWFNVSEEQVAEILEKVRAELPTTEALLIGKPQSGKSSIVRGLTGVSSEIVGQGFRPHTQHTERYAYPSNDLPLLIFTDTVGLGDVNRETQLVIQELIGDLQQQTQCARVLILTVKINDFATDTLRQIAQQLRQRYPEIPCLLAVTCLHELYPSGTGDHPAYPPDYTEVNRAFSALQNAFGELCDRAVLIDFTLEEDDYHPVFYGLEAFRDALADLLPEAEAQAIHQLLEQGAGEKIGNLYRDVSRRYLLAFSISAATLAAVPLPFATMPVLTALQVSLVGLLGKLYGQTLTPSQAGGVVSAIAGGFVAQAIGRELVKFIPGFGSVIAASWAAAYTWALGEGACVYFGDLMGGKKPDPQKIQTVMQEAFKSAQERFKGIKP; this is encoded by the coding sequence ATGACCCAACCCCCTGACGCAGATTCTCAATCCGCTCATCCACCAACTCCAGGCATGACCCCTGAAGCGGGCAAAGAAGCTTGGAAGCAGCGTATTTCGGGGGTTTGGAGCAATGCTACAACTCGCCTCACCAAACTCTTGCCAATGGAGCAAGTCACGCAACTGACATCAGGCTGGTTCAACGTCAGCGAAGAGCAGGTTGCCGAAATTTTAGAGAAAGTGCGGGCCGAGTTGCCTACCACGGAAGCGCTGCTGATTGGCAAACCCCAATCTGGCAAGAGCTCCATTGTCCGAGGCTTGACAGGAGTTTCATCGGAGATCGTAGGCCAGGGTTTTCGGCCTCACACCCAGCATACGGAGCGCTATGCCTACCCTTCCAACGATTTACCGTTGCTGATTTTTACCGATACGGTTGGGCTAGGTGACGTGAATCGGGAGACGCAGCTAGTCATTCAGGAACTCATTGGGGATCTACAGCAACAAACCCAATGTGCCAGAGTGTTAATTCTCACGGTCAAAATTAATGACTTTGCTACCGATACGTTGCGTCAGATTGCTCAGCAACTGCGACAACGTTATCCCGAAATCCCCTGCCTGCTGGCAGTGACTTGCTTACATGAGCTGTATCCCTCTGGCACCGGTGATCATCCGGCGTATCCCCCTGACTATACAGAAGTAAACCGCGCCTTTAGCGCTTTGCAGAACGCTTTTGGGGAGTTATGCGATCGCGCTGTCTTAATCGACTTCACACTCGAAGAAGATGACTATCATCCAGTCTTTTATGGGTTAGAAGCCTTCCGTGATGCCTTAGCTGATTTACTGCCAGAAGCAGAAGCGCAAGCAATTCATCAACTGCTAGAGCAAGGTGCTGGTGAGAAAATTGGTAATCTTTACCGAGATGTCAGCCGCCGCTATCTATTGGCCTTCTCCATCAGTGCTGCGACTCTCGCCGCTGTACCATTACCGTTTGCTACCATGCCTGTCCTCACCGCTTTGCAGGTGTCGCTAGTGGGTTTACTGGGTAAACTTTACGGCCAAACCCTTACCCCATCTCAAGCAGGTGGTGTCGTCAGTGCGATCGCAGGTGGTTTTGTAGCGCAGGCGATCGGACGAGAACTGGTCAAGTTTATTCCTGGCTTCGGCAGTGTGATCGCTGCATCTTGGGCAGCAGCTTATACCTGGGCTTTGGGTGAAGGAGCTTGTGTTTATTTCGGCGACTTAATGGGTGGCAAAAAGCCTGATCCCCAAAAAATTCAGACGGTGATGCAAGAAGCTTTCAAATCCGCTCAAGAGCGCTTCAAAGGAATTAAGCCGTAG
- a CDS encoding C39 family peptidase gives MKLKVIRNTTFKQSTDDSAKLPESDKVQVEAGKVFEVHSWKAVGKNHLKVALLKDVLGTPPQNTWYVYTPHTQLINNQNKVTTAAPPGPKISLPLPTRRLPERKTLNIPHKSQLDNALNPTGACNVTSYAMVMAYLQIKGRTGVGQLEDELYRYMERNGLSRWEPLDLAKMGRAYGLKVDFTTQARLSDIRKAIAEGRPCIIHGYFTSFGHIMVVRGYDANGFYVNDPYGEWFASGYRNDLSGENLHYSNQLIQSKCSPEGPNFIWLHRLAKA, from the coding sequence ATGAAACTCAAAGTTATTCGCAATACTACTTTTAAGCAATCCACGGATGATTCTGCCAAGTTGCCTGAATCAGACAAAGTCCAGGTCGAAGCAGGGAAAGTATTTGAGGTTCATTCGTGGAAAGCAGTAGGCAAGAATCATCTCAAGGTGGCACTCCTCAAAGATGTTCTAGGAACACCACCCCAAAATACTTGGTATGTTTATACACCCCATACTCAACTAATCAATAATCAAAATAAAGTGACGACAGCCGCTCCCCCAGGGCCGAAGATTTCACTGCCGCTCCCGACTCGCCGTCTACCAGAACGCAAAACGCTGAATATTCCCCACAAAAGCCAGTTAGATAATGCCTTAAATCCTACTGGCGCTTGTAATGTCACCTCCTACGCGATGGTAATGGCATACCTCCAAATTAAGGGACGCACCGGGGTGGGACAGCTAGAGGATGAACTGTATCGCTATATGGAGCGCAATGGTTTGTCCCGTTGGGAACCGCTGGATTTAGCAAAAATGGGTCGAGCTTATGGGTTAAAGGTAGATTTCACGACTCAAGCGCGGCTGTCGGATATCCGTAAAGCGATCGCAGAAGGGAGACCCTGTATTATTCATGGCTACTTCACGAGCTTCGGTCACATTATGGTGGTTCGTGGTTATGACGCCAACGGTTTCTATGTCAACGATCCTTATGGGGAGTGGTTTGCATCAGGCTACAGAAACGATTTATCTGGGGAAAATCTCCATTATTCTAATCAGTTGATCCAAAGCAAGTGTTCACCAGAAGGCCCCAACTTTATTTGGCTCCATCGTCTTGCGAAAGCTTGA
- a CDS encoding alkene reductase encodes MSANVDLLSPVKLGPYELPNRLVMAPLTRNRASAGYVPGDLIATYYAQRASAGLIISEASQVSPQGLGYPSTPGIYSPEQVAGWRLITDAVHAKGGRIFLQLWHVGRISHPSLQPDGALPVAPSAIAPTGQASTYEGMQPFITPRALETHEIPGIVEQYRQGAQNALEAGFDGVEIHAANGYLIDQFLRDGTNHRTDEYGGSIENRARFLLEVTAAVTSVWGGVGEASRNGNRVGVRLSPSGSFNSMSDSDPVATFTYAAQALNQFNLAYLHIVEPRADENFTADTPASRLTTGYFRSIFKGTLIAAGGYDRETGNAALANGEADLVAYGRHFIANPDLPERFALNAPLNPADRSTFYGGDERGYIDYPTLALQSA; translated from the coding sequence ATGAGTGCCAATGTTGATCTGCTCTCTCCGGTAAAGCTCGGTCCTTACGAATTGCCGAATCGCTTAGTGATGGCTCCGCTAACTCGCAATCGGGCGAGTGCAGGATATGTACCTGGAGACTTAATCGCGACTTATTACGCTCAGCGAGCTTCGGCAGGTTTGATCATCAGTGAAGCCAGCCAAGTGTCACCGCAGGGTTTGGGATATCCCAGTACTCCTGGGATTTACTCACCAGAACAGGTGGCAGGATGGCGGCTCATCACCGATGCTGTGCATGCCAAGGGAGGTCGGATCTTTCTGCAACTTTGGCACGTGGGACGAATCTCCCATCCTTCTTTGCAACCTGATGGGGCGTTGCCTGTAGCTCCTTCCGCGATCGCTCCTACAGGACAAGCTTCTACCTACGAAGGGATGCAGCCCTTTATCACGCCTCGCGCTCTAGAAACTCATGAGATTCCTGGGATCGTAGAGCAATATCGCCAAGGAGCACAAAATGCTCTAGAAGCTGGGTTTGATGGGGTAGAAATCCACGCGGCCAACGGCTATCTGATCGATCAGTTTTTGCGGGATGGCACCAACCACCGCACAGACGAATATGGTGGTTCGATTGAAAACCGAGCTAGGTTCTTGTTGGAAGTCACAGCAGCAGTGACTAGTGTGTGGGGCGGCGTTGGCGAAGCCTCCCGGAACGGGAATCGCGTTGGAGTTCGTCTCTCTCCCAGCGGTTCCTTCAACAGCATGTCTGACTCTGATCCTGTGGCAACGTTTACCTATGCAGCTCAAGCGTTAAACCAGTTCAATTTGGCTTATCTACATATTGTGGAACCCAGAGCTGATGAAAACTTTACCGCTGACACACCCGCATCTCGCTTGACCACAGGCTACTTCCGCTCGATCTTCAAAGGCACGCTGATTGCTGCGGGGGGCTACGATCGCGAGACTGGCAATGCGGCATTAGCCAACGGAGAAGCAGATTTGGTCGCTTATGGCAGACACTTTATTGCCAATCCAGATCTACCAGAACGCTTTGCTCTCAATGCTCCGCTCAATCCTGCCGATCGCTCTACTTTCTACGGAGGAGATGAGCGGGGCTATATCGATTACCCCACTTTAGCTCTCCAATCTGCCTAA
- the trxA gene encoding thioredoxin gives MTTATNWRRNAMSDHYQSIKLTDENFDSEVLASSMPVLVDFWAPWCGPCRMLSPIVEELAAEFEGQAKVAKLNVDDYEQLATKYNISAIPTLIFFQDGHAVDQVSGVVRMQVLADKLNALLRRDRASHSAA, from the coding sequence TTGACTACAGCAACCAACTGGAGGCGTAACGCCATGTCAGATCATTATCAATCCATCAAGCTGACCGACGAAAACTTTGACAGCGAAGTGCTGGCTAGCTCCATGCCCGTGTTAGTAGATTTTTGGGCTCCTTGGTGTGGGCCTTGCCGAATGCTCAGCCCCATTGTGGAAGAATTAGCCGCAGAGTTTGAAGGGCAAGCAAAAGTGGCCAAGCTCAATGTGGACGACTACGAGCAACTTGCCACGAAATACAACATCAGCGCTATCCCTACTCTCATTTTCTTCCAAGATGGTCATGCCGTTGACCAAGTGAGTGGAGTGGTGCGGATGCAAGTCTTAGCAGATAAGCTCAACGCCTTGCTACGCCGCGATCGTGCTTCTCATTCCGCTGCCTAA
- a CDS encoding metalloregulator ArsR/SmtB family transcription factor, whose translation MLDSNLDSSRSSAPLLKLDSEQRAKIFAALGDPTRLRIVDLLAQAVEMSGSELANHLEISLALFCHHSKTLVDCGLVQVRKEGQTKYSSLNRCLLAHCLASIKGLPNANSSN comes from the coding sequence ATGCTCGACTCCAACCTTGATTCATCTCGCAGCTCTGCCCCGCTCCTAAAACTAGACTCAGAACAACGGGCTAAGATCTTTGCAGCTCTTGGCGATCCCACCCGTCTACGAATTGTGGATCTGTTAGCCCAGGCCGTAGAAATGAGCGGCTCCGAACTCGCCAACCATCTAGAAATTAGCCTGGCCTTATTCTGCCATCACTCCAAAACTTTGGTTGACTGCGGCCTAGTCCAAGTCAGAAAGGAAGGACAAACCAAATACAGCTCGCTTAATCGCTGTCTACTCGCCCACTGTTTAGCCAGCATCAAAGGGCTGCCTAACGCCAATAGTTCTAATTAA
- a CDS encoding GNAT family N-acetyltransferase — MEIVTKRFLLRDFIQEDEPAFMAYHADPRYAEFCAPEEVTPNRTRELLHLFSQWATESPRRNYQLAIRDRRKSNELIGCGGLRREGYGADQAELGIELAPQFWGRYAYAIEIAQALIQFGFRDLGLKEIRGVSVSANLRVTRLAQRYGFVEVGSRPSPSWMTARGWSQTEWQLTREAWEHLSAV; from the coding sequence ATGGAGATCGTCACTAAAAGATTTCTACTGCGAGACTTTATCCAAGAAGATGAGCCTGCTTTTATGGCTTATCATGCCGATCCAAGATATGCCGAATTCTGTGCGCCCGAAGAGGTGACACCCAACCGAACCCGTGAATTGCTCCACCTGTTCAGCCAGTGGGCAACCGAATCTCCCCGTCGCAACTATCAGCTTGCCATCCGCGATCGCCGGAAATCGAATGAGCTGATCGGCTGTGGTGGGCTGCGCCGTGAAGGTTATGGTGCTGATCAAGCAGAACTAGGGATTGAGTTAGCTCCCCAGTTTTGGGGACGTTATGCCTACGCAATCGAGATCGCTCAAGCCTTGATTCAGTTTGGCTTCCGTGATTTGGGATTAAAAGAGATCCGGGGTGTTTCTGTGAGTGCAAACTTGCGAGTCACCCGTTTAGCTCAACGGTATGGGTTTGTCGAAGTTGGCTCACGTCCTAGCCCTAGTTGGATGACTGCACGGGGATGGAGCCAAACTGAATGGCAACTAACGCGGGAGGCGTGGGAGCATTTATCAGCCGTCTGA
- a CDS encoding class I SAM-dependent rRNA methyltransferase, whose amino-acid sequence MAKLPHIQLPTALKERLLQGHPWVYRNHVPSNLHFPSGTWVRARCGNWTGYGLWDANGPIAIRIFSEEQVPDPRWLREQVQAAWDLRSPLRDKGCTAYRWLFGEGDGLPGITVDLYNDFAVVQTYMEGAAVLLDWLVDALKAAKPLQGIFLRTQHRASDEGTDNKPDSKIERLWGQAAPDDLVVKEHGLSFQVNLYSGQKTGLFLDHRENRRFVQDLSQGREVLNCFAYTGAFSLYALRGKAQHVTSVDIGKGLAEAANTNIALNGLDPDRHTFVTQDCFNLLNSYAEQKRFFDLVILDPPSFAKSKQNRHAAQRAYVKLNALALRCVAPKGLLVSGSCTSQVSPEAFKEAIAAAGASAGRRVQIIHEAGQPLDHPVPAHFPEGRYLKFVVGRVR is encoded by the coding sequence ATGGCAAAGCTGCCCCACATTCAACTTCCCACTGCACTCAAAGAGCGACTCCTCCAAGGGCATCCTTGGGTCTACCGTAACCATGTCCCGTCGAATCTGCATTTCCCATCTGGAACTTGGGTGCGCGCGCGTTGTGGCAACTGGACAGGCTATGGTCTGTGGGATGCTAATGGCCCGATCGCGATTCGGATTTTTTCGGAGGAGCAAGTTCCAGATCCACGCTGGCTCCGGGAACAAGTCCAGGCAGCTTGGGACTTACGCTCTCCTCTCAGAGACAAAGGTTGTACCGCATATCGGTGGTTGTTTGGAGAAGGAGATGGCTTGCCAGGGATCACAGTGGATCTCTACAACGACTTTGCCGTAGTGCAAACTTACATGGAAGGAGCGGCTGTGCTCCTGGATTGGCTAGTGGATGCGCTCAAAGCTGCCAAACCGCTACAAGGCATTTTCCTCCGCACTCAACATAGAGCCTCTGATGAAGGGACTGATAATAAACCTGATAGCAAGATAGAGCGGTTGTGGGGCCAGGCTGCACCGGATGATTTGGTGGTGAAAGAGCACGGGCTATCGTTTCAGGTGAATTTGTATTCTGGGCAAAAGACGGGGCTGTTTCTAGACCATCGCGAAAACCGCCGCTTTGTCCAAGACTTGAGTCAAGGACGTGAGGTACTGAATTGCTTTGCATACACTGGAGCTTTCTCGTTGTATGCCCTGCGTGGTAAAGCCCAACACGTTACCAGCGTAGACATTGGCAAAGGATTGGCGGAAGCGGCAAATACCAATATTGCTCTCAATGGTTTAGACCCCGATCGCCACACCTTTGTCACGCAAGATTGTTTCAATCTGCTCAATAGCTACGCAGAACAAAAGCGCTTTTTTGATTTGGTGATTCTTGACCCGCCCAGCTTCGCCAAGAGTAAGCAAAATCGCCATGCTGCCCAAAGAGCTTATGTCAAACTCAATGCGTTGGCTCTGCGCTGTGTAGCTCCCAAGGGCTTATTGGTAAGCGGAAGTTGTACGAGCCAAGTTAGCCCAGAGGCATTTAAGGAAGCGATCGCGGCAGCAGGAGCTTCAGCAGGGCGACGCGTGCAAATCATCCATGAAGCGGGCCAACCCCTCGATCATCCTGTCCCTGCCCACTTCCCCGAAGGCCGCTATCTCAAGTTTGTGGTGGGGCGAGTGAGATAA